One genomic region from Chthonomonas calidirosea T49 encodes:
- a CDS encoding secretin N-terminal domain-containing protein, producing MRQNKFSWNHSAKLSQGCVVALLTLASLPVWAQGQQGPPNGRPPAQGGNPPFRIEPRGGQGFGGAGGFGGFRQRGSGNPFAAVAGRQGMRFSFDFRGSDIMNVLQFYAQMANVEIVADPSLSGKVTIINPTPVTLDQAFTILQQVLAVRGFSAIENNGVISIEPFATAARNTTLINPGINPNGPTPVDPRNQVMTQVIPLENADAKSLAQDLQPLINQGASLIGVQDTNSLVVTDTASNVQRILALVQSLDKSSYKTELRVYPLRHANATDVADVINNVFKQMSGTTTPAANEPGRPGPPQFQPGQQPQVQQNRPAVFAVADTRTNSVLVVASPDNQERVAHDIIDRLDADQNALLQTVVRKINFADATDVANLVNQVLSNQYGATQANQQNASFQQRAFGGFFNPFFGNQQQQTVESTDPFGKVVADPRTNSVLITATPDRMQTINKLIDALDQEVPAESTTFIFPLKNANAADVAYALGQAFGTGQQNGFGNFNNFFFEGGGASTNNQVGLPKINRQLGNNALFTRSAAPPQPPNAPDSAAPQGQADAGSVESGSSPGTTDPYQANTLGQEPTRQFFRPFGGGFFGQQRGLGQNTGPQYGRGRNGEYANLLQLQNNVYVTPSPTGDAVIVTTTPDNYEAVKELIDQLDVVPRQVMIKLIVAEVSLDKDEKLGFALNGLFKDLFGKTNTATGQIGLQAPGFNTGANGLSLDPLAEGAQFVLNGANYTALLQALESDNRVKVMATPTVFTSNGQEALVNVVERIPYISGQTISGLSNFVTNNISTVPVGYQIDMTPRITRDGLVTIDAVAQASTLKQFETLGSGANASQYPVVDERNIDTEITVQSGQTVAIGGLVQNTETLTVNKIPLLSDIPIIGQFFRERERVTNRTELVLFITPVVINSTQEAQTMTQQESKGLVQQLPDLKKEHPDLAPPPASKTTVPPPQK from the coding sequence ATGAGACAGAACAAGTTCTCTTGGAACCATTCGGCGAAGCTCTCGCAAGGGTGTGTGGTGGCCTTATTGACCCTAGCTAGTCTTCCCGTTTGGGCTCAAGGGCAGCAAGGGCCGCCGAACGGCAGGCCACCAGCACAGGGAGGCAATCCACCGTTCCGCATTGAGCCACGTGGCGGACAAGGTTTTGGCGGTGCCGGTGGCTTTGGAGGATTCCGTCAAAGGGGAAGTGGCAATCCCTTTGCCGCTGTAGCTGGACGACAGGGGATGCGCTTCTCTTTTGACTTCCGCGGCTCAGACATCATGAATGTGCTGCAGTTCTACGCCCAAATGGCCAACGTGGAGATCGTGGCCGATCCGAGCCTTTCCGGCAAAGTGACGATCATTAATCCAACACCCGTGACGCTCGATCAGGCCTTCACGATCCTTCAGCAGGTGTTAGCAGTGCGGGGCTTTTCAGCGATCGAGAATAATGGAGTCATCTCTATTGAACCTTTTGCCACTGCAGCACGCAATACCACCTTGATCAATCCGGGAATTAATCCGAATGGGCCTACCCCGGTTGATCCGAGAAACCAGGTGATGACGCAGGTGATCCCACTTGAGAACGCGGATGCAAAGTCGTTAGCGCAGGACCTGCAGCCGTTGATCAATCAGGGGGCAAGCCTCATTGGGGTACAAGATACCAACTCGCTGGTGGTTACCGACACCGCTAGCAATGTGCAGCGCATCTTAGCCCTGGTGCAGTCGTTAGATAAAAGTTCCTACAAAACCGAGCTAAGAGTCTATCCGCTGCGTCATGCCAACGCTACCGATGTCGCCGATGTGATCAATAACGTCTTCAAACAGATGAGTGGCACAACAACTCCTGCTGCTAACGAGCCAGGAAGGCCTGGACCGCCTCAATTTCAACCAGGACAACAGCCTCAGGTACAGCAGAACCGACCCGCCGTTTTTGCGGTGGCCGATACACGTACGAACTCGGTGCTGGTTGTGGCCTCTCCAGATAACCAGGAGCGTGTAGCCCACGATATTATCGATCGACTCGACGCCGATCAGAATGCTCTGCTACAGACGGTGGTCCGCAAAATAAATTTTGCGGACGCTACCGATGTGGCCAATTTGGTGAATCAGGTTCTCTCGAATCAGTATGGCGCGACGCAAGCCAATCAACAGAACGCTTCCTTCCAGCAGAGAGCGTTTGGAGGGTTCTTCAACCCCTTCTTTGGCAACCAACAACAGCAGACCGTGGAGAGCACGGACCCATTTGGGAAGGTGGTAGCCGATCCACGAACCAACTCCGTGCTAATTACTGCAACCCCTGATCGGATGCAGACGATCAATAAGCTGATTGATGCGCTTGACCAGGAGGTACCAGCCGAGTCGACTACCTTTATTTTTCCACTTAAGAATGCCAACGCCGCCGATGTCGCCTATGCTCTTGGACAGGCGTTCGGAACCGGCCAGCAGAACGGTTTTGGCAACTTTAATAACTTCTTCTTTGAGGGGGGTGGCGCATCTACAAACAACCAAGTTGGGCTACCAAAGATCAATCGCCAGCTCGGCAACAACGCGCTGTTCACACGCTCAGCCGCACCTCCTCAGCCGCCAAATGCGCCGGATAGTGCTGCTCCTCAGGGGCAGGCGGACGCCGGCTCGGTAGAGAGTGGAAGCAGTCCCGGCACGACCGATCCCTATCAGGCTAACACCCTTGGGCAAGAGCCGACCCGCCAGTTCTTCCGGCCGTTCGGAGGCGGTTTCTTCGGTCAGCAGCGTGGTTTGGGACAGAATACCGGCCCGCAGTATGGACGCGGACGCAACGGAGAGTACGCCAACCTCTTACAGTTGCAGAATAACGTGTATGTAACCCCATCTCCAACTGGTGATGCCGTTATAGTGACGACCACACCGGATAACTATGAGGCGGTAAAGGAGCTGATAGATCAACTTGATGTTGTGCCACGCCAGGTGATGATCAAGTTGATTGTGGCTGAAGTTAGCCTCGATAAGGACGAGAAGCTGGGTTTTGCCTTGAACGGTCTGTTTAAAGACCTTTTCGGTAAAACGAACACAGCTACTGGGCAGATTGGTCTGCAAGCACCGGGTTTCAACACCGGCGCGAATGGACTTTCATTGGATCCGCTTGCTGAAGGTGCCCAGTTCGTGCTGAACGGGGCGAACTATACCGCGTTACTACAAGCTCTTGAAAGCGATAACCGTGTAAAAGTAATGGCTACGCCAACTGTCTTTACTTCTAATGGGCAGGAGGCTTTGGTTAATGTGGTAGAGCGGATCCCCTATATCTCCGGTCAAACGATTAGCGGACTGTCGAACTTCGTGACGAACAACATCTCTACGGTGCCAGTTGGGTATCAGATAGATATGACACCCCGCATCACACGAGATGGATTAGTCACCATAGATGCAGTGGCTCAAGCCAGCACGCTCAAGCAGTTTGAGACGCTGGGTTCTGGTGCCAATGCAAGCCAATACCCTGTGGTGGATGAGCGTAACATAGACACTGAGATAACTGTACAGAGTGGACAAACGGTGGCAATCGGGGGCCTCGTTCAAAATACGGAGACGCTAACCGTCAACAAGATTCCTCTGCTTTCGGATATCCCGATCATTGGCCAGTTCTTCCGTGAACGCGAGCGCGTTACTAATCGTACGGAGCTAGTGTTGTTTATCACACCGGTTGTGATCAACAGCACTCAAGAGGCTCAAACCATGACGCAGCAGGAATCGAAGGGTTTGGTTCAGCAGTTGCCAGATTTAAAGAAGGAGCATCCTGACCTTGCTCCGCCTCCGGCCTCCAAAACAACAGTGCCTCCTCCACAAAAGTAG
- the msrB gene encoding peptide-methionine (R)-S-oxide reductase MsrB — MGQEKIVRSEEEWRKILTPEQYYVLRQAGTEPAFTGKYYKNHETGVYACAGCGEVLFTSDTKYESGSGWPSFWDAVDEQKLELLDDYSHGMHRIEVRCAKCGGHLGHLFDDGPRPTGKRYCINSASLQFHKREEQG, encoded by the coding sequence ATGGGCCAGGAGAAGATCGTGCGAAGTGAAGAAGAGTGGCGCAAGATATTAACACCTGAGCAGTACTATGTGTTACGACAGGCAGGGACCGAACCGGCTTTCACGGGAAAGTACTATAAAAATCATGAGACGGGCGTCTATGCCTGTGCTGGATGCGGTGAGGTGTTATTTACATCGGATACGAAGTATGAATCGGGGTCGGGCTGGCCGAGCTTTTGGGATGCCGTAGATGAGCAAAAGCTTGAGCTTTTGGACGACTACAGTCACGGAATGCATCGCATTGAGGTGCGCTGCGCCAAATGTGGAGGGCATTTAGGACACCTGTTTGATGACGGTCCTCGCCCAACGGGCAAGAGGTACTGCATTAACTCCGCCTCCTTGCAGTTTCATAAGAGAGAGGAGCAGGGCTAA
- a CDS encoding alpha/beta hydrolase → MAFCELKYFSPALQKQTAANIILPEGKKGPFSVLYLLHGLSDDHTIWHRRTSIERYVQDLPLIVVMPDNGRGWYTDAVEGPASETAIVLDLMNLVDSLFPTRAERAGRCVAGLSMGGYGAFKLALKYPNKFCAAVSHSGALGIGHFPLRPEEVDSVGDDANLEERRRWMREMVRIFGEDPVGSTNDLYALAKQVPQSLRPALRFDCGTEDFLLDQNRSFHSYLAEIGYPHQYEEFPGGHDWSYWDRHVQETLQFFRPILSLDQV, encoded by the coding sequence ATGGCTTTTTGCGAACTGAAGTATTTTAGCCCGGCGCTTCAAAAACAGACGGCGGCAAATATTATTCTACCGGAAGGCAAGAAGGGGCCTTTTTCGGTGCTCTACCTACTGCACGGCCTTTCAGACGATCACACGATTTGGCATCGGCGAACCTCTATCGAGCGCTATGTGCAAGACCTTCCCCTTATCGTTGTTATGCCGGATAACGGTCGTGGTTGGTATACCGATGCCGTTGAAGGACCGGCAAGCGAAACGGCTATTGTCTTGGACCTCATGAACCTTGTAGATTCGCTTTTTCCAACGCGCGCAGAACGAGCAGGAAGGTGTGTGGCGGGTCTTTCGATGGGTGGATATGGGGCGTTCAAGCTAGCACTGAAATACCCAAACAAGTTCTGCGCAGCTGTTAGCCATTCCGGAGCGTTGGGCATAGGCCATTTTCCCCTGAGACCAGAGGAAGTAGATAGTGTAGGGGACGACGCGAACCTTGAGGAGCGAAGGCGTTGGATGCGTGAGATGGTGCGGATTTTTGGTGAAGACCCGGTAGGCAGCACGAACGATCTTTATGCGCTTGCCAAGCAGGTTCCGCAATCTCTACGTCCAGCCTTACGCTTTGATTGCGGCACGGAAGATTTCTTGCTCGATCAGAATCGCAGCTTCCACTCCTATCTTGCTGAGATTGGTTACCCACACCAGTACGAAGAGTTTCCAGGTGGACACGATTGGTCTTATTGGGATCGGCATGTGCAGGAGACCTTACAGTTTTTCCGACCGATATTGAGTCTCGATCAGGTTTAG
- a CDS encoding endonuclease/exonuclease/phosphatase family protein: MAIPARPVEWRSYPSAHSQPRIRARRWRRRLTILALLQFLFPALATLLQLYGPERTTFGIVVLYLPSWIWGLPALILLLPMLRYAPRKLGLPIISLLWVAGPLMGFCWHTSISPSHSIPTLRIMTYNVKWGRRNPQAIAETIRRFHPDVLVMQDSANILNSPVQGALHGYYTKTLYQCSVASRYPILNARSLSLSPGDPNYHAMQFQIRFDKHLVTIFSVHLLSPRWALLDLIKGHTDVLQEDARHRLAQATGLLKLLPSQEPTIVAGDFNSPPASLVCRILEREGRLQDAFSKAGRGYGYTYGQYLLPPFPFLRIDHIFTSPQWQIYNCQTGDGVGSDHCPVVADLALVS, from the coding sequence GTGGCGATTCCCGCACGTCCGGTTGAGTGGCGCAGTTATCCCTCAGCACACTCCCAGCCGCGCATCCGTGCCCGCAGATGGCGCAGACGGCTTACCATTTTAGCTCTCTTGCAGTTTCTCTTTCCGGCACTCGCCACTCTACTCCAACTTTACGGACCCGAAAGAACAACTTTTGGCATTGTCGTTCTCTACTTGCCTTCATGGATATGGGGATTGCCGGCCCTGATTCTTTTGCTCCCTATGCTCCGCTATGCTCCGAGGAAATTGGGGCTACCTATCATCAGTCTTTTGTGGGTCGCCGGCCCATTAATGGGGTTCTGTTGGCATACATCCATTTCACCCTCTCATTCTATCCCAACCTTGCGCATTATGACCTACAATGTGAAATGGGGGCGACGCAACCCACAAGCCATCGCAGAAACAATCAGACGTTTTCATCCCGATGTTTTGGTGATGCAGGATTCTGCCAATATCCTTAACAGTCCTGTTCAAGGGGCTCTACATGGCTACTACACGAAAACGCTCTACCAATGCAGCGTGGCTAGTCGCTATCCTATTCTCAATGCACGCTCACTTTCACTGAGCCCGGGCGATCCAAACTACCACGCTATGCAGTTTCAGATTCGATTTGACAAGCACCTTGTTACGATCTTCTCCGTGCACCTTCTCTCACCTCGTTGGGCACTGCTCGATTTGATCAAAGGCCATACTGATGTTTTACAGGAGGATGCGCGACATCGTCTTGCTCAAGCCACTGGCCTTTTGAAGCTCCTGCCATCTCAGGAGCCAACCATCGTTGCCGGAGACTTTAACTCCCCTCCTGCCTCTTTGGTCTGTCGAATACTGGAACGAGAGGGACGTCTACAGGACGCTTTTTCCAAAGCAGGTCGCGGCTATGGCTATACCTACGGTCAATATCTGCTGCCTCCCTTTCCCTTTTTACGGATTGACCATATCTTCACCAGCCCGCAGTGGCAGATATACAACTGCCAAACGGGTGACGGCGTGGGCTCTGACCACTGTCCAGTCGTAGCCGATCTTGCGCTTGTAAGCTAA
- a CDS encoding ABC transporter permease, whose amino-acid sequence MSISREGRTLSLLAEKRASMWAAYSGVLAPLSFLVILCLVLWRLSPNFATRDNLKQIVVQSAVVAILACGQTAVIIAAQIDLSVGAIMAFSGVAAAVAMHTYHVSVPIGVLIACATGLIFGTVNGLITAYGRIPSFIVTLGMMEVAHGAAGLLSGDQDVSTPQSFQVFGYGELFGGPTRDGIPYAALMLILTAIVVHIALSKTRWGRQVYAIGGNAEAARLSGVRVARVIITVFMLSGFLSGVAAVVSVSRASVASRDAGVGYELDSIAAAVLGGTSLFGGQGGIPGTILGAALIYTIRNGCALLGYGPDLQEVIIGLVIVVAVLYDRFGPGRRALRTS is encoded by the coding sequence TTGTCCATATCTAGAGAAGGTCGAACACTGTCCCTACTAGCCGAGAAGCGTGCCTCCATGTGGGCTGCCTACTCGGGTGTGCTCGCTCCTCTTTCCTTTTTAGTGATCTTGTGTTTGGTATTATGGCGCCTATCACCTAATTTCGCAACTCGGGACAATCTCAAGCAGATCGTTGTTCAATCAGCGGTTGTGGCGATACTTGCTTGTGGTCAGACGGCAGTTATTATCGCTGCACAGATTGATCTCTCTGTGGGAGCCATTATGGCGTTTTCGGGAGTAGCCGCAGCCGTAGCTATGCACACCTATCATGTAAGTGTGCCTATAGGCGTACTGATCGCTTGTGCTACCGGATTGATTTTTGGCACTGTCAACGGTCTGATTACTGCCTACGGGCGTATTCCCTCCTTTATCGTCACTTTAGGCATGATGGAGGTCGCGCATGGCGCTGCTGGGTTGCTATCGGGCGATCAGGATGTGTCTACCCCTCAGTCGTTTCAGGTGTTTGGTTATGGAGAGCTATTCGGTGGTCCGACGCGTGATGGAATTCCTTATGCAGCGCTAATGCTGATTCTCACAGCCATCGTGGTACATATTGCCTTATCGAAAACTCGGTGGGGGCGCCAGGTGTATGCTATCGGAGGTAACGCGGAAGCCGCACGGCTGTCGGGGGTTCGTGTGGCCCGAGTGATCATTACCGTATTTATGTTATCGGGTTTTCTCTCTGGAGTAGCGGCAGTGGTGAGCGTTTCGAGGGCAAGCGTGGCCTCGCGTGATGCTGGCGTGGGCTATGAGCTTGACTCGATCGCAGCTGCCGTCCTCGGTGGGACCTCTTTGTTCGGTGGACAGGGAGGTATTCCAGGAACGATTTTGGGAGCAGCACTTATCTACACCATTCGGAACGGATGCGCTCTGCTGGGATATGGCCCTGACCTGCAAGAGGTTATCATCGGTTTGGTGATCGTAGTGGCCGTGCTGTACGATCGATTTGGGCCAGGACGACGGGCGCTCCGCACCAGTTAG
- a CDS encoding ABC transporter substrate-binding protein, translating into MRFDRSYCTLLLVLGLLGAGVSGCQKSASPSGQAGSNTNQTVIAVIPKGTANSYWLGVKAGAEAAGREHGVKIDFDGPKLETDITGQINLVEDKINAGVKGIVLAACDTHALLRPVEDALRRGIPVVTIDSGLDPKEDPSYCYIATNNEEGGKKAADALAAAIGQKGKVGILGFLQGAASNDDRLKGFTEEIRKYPGITVVTTLYDDSDTGKAVNQTANMLTAHPDLNGIFAANQPGGVGAANYLRQSGLVGKVKIVAFDASDDEINDLKQGIIQALIVQNPYQMGYQGVIEVLNALAKKPAPQPRFIDSGVTVVTQQNINDPQIQRLLHPGSS; encoded by the coding sequence ATGCGATTCGATAGGAGTTACTGTACACTTCTGCTTGTTTTAGGGTTACTTGGAGCTGGGGTAAGCGGCTGTCAAAAGAGCGCTAGCCCAAGTGGGCAGGCGGGAAGCAACACGAACCAGACTGTCATTGCAGTGATTCCAAAAGGAACGGCGAACTCCTACTGGTTGGGGGTAAAAGCGGGTGCTGAGGCTGCTGGCAGAGAACATGGCGTGAAAATAGATTTCGATGGTCCGAAGCTGGAAACAGATATTACCGGCCAGATCAATCTTGTAGAAGATAAAATTAATGCGGGTGTCAAGGGCATTGTCTTGGCGGCCTGTGATACCCACGCTTTGCTGCGCCCGGTGGAGGATGCACTACGCCGAGGCATTCCCGTGGTGACCATCGATTCTGGGCTAGACCCGAAAGAGGATCCCTCCTATTGCTATATCGCCACGAACAACGAAGAGGGGGGTAAGAAGGCCGCGGACGCCCTTGCTGCCGCGATAGGTCAAAAAGGCAAAGTGGGTATTCTTGGCTTCCTACAGGGTGCGGCATCCAACGACGATCGGCTAAAGGGCTTCACCGAGGAGATTAGAAAATATCCTGGCATCACCGTAGTAACGACGCTTTACGACGATAGCGATACGGGCAAGGCAGTAAACCAGACGGCCAACATGCTGACGGCTCACCCCGATCTCAACGGGATATTTGCAGCCAATCAGCCTGGAGGAGTTGGTGCAGCTAACTATCTACGGCAGAGTGGGCTGGTAGGTAAGGTGAAAATCGTGGCATTTGATGCTTCCGATGATGAGATAAACGACCTCAAACAAGGCATTATTCAAGCCTTGATCGTGCAGAACCCCTATCAGATGGGTTATCAAGGGGTTATTGAGGTCTTGAACGCGCTTGCCAAAAAGCCAGCGCCCCAACCGCGCTTTATTGATAGTGGCGTGACGGTGGTGACTCAGCAGAACATAAACGACCCGCAGATTCAGAGGTTACTGCATCCGGGTAGCTCATAA
- a CDS encoding ROK family protein: MPANYVLGFDIGGTKSAVILATTDSTLRARMQMPTRPQMRDAETVLSELTDLARALLEEENISQDDLAGISVVCGGPLDLEKGLICSPPNLPGWDNVPIVSFVQERFHLPVVLENDANAGALAEWLFGAGKGASHLIYLTMGTGIGGGLILDGKLYHGKQGLAGEIGHQTILPNGPLCACGKQGCLEALASGPAIARLARESLMYGRHKRVLSMADGKPANITAEHVIAAAKEGDNFAQGLLEEVGTYLGIGLANVLQILNPECVILGTIAVHAGECLLEPVRKAVAERCWARIAAGCRILPAGLGIQVQDYAAVAPLLYRLHHEEG, encoded by the coding sequence ATGCCTGCTAACTATGTTCTCGGTTTCGACATCGGCGGTACGAAAAGTGCCGTTATTCTCGCCACAACAGATAGCACGTTGCGTGCGAGAATGCAGATGCCAACTCGCCCGCAGATGCGTGATGCCGAAACAGTTCTTTCAGAACTCACCGATTTAGCCCGGGCGCTCCTTGAAGAGGAAAATATAAGCCAGGATGATCTTGCCGGCATCAGCGTTGTTTGCGGAGGGCCGCTAGACCTCGAAAAGGGGCTTATCTGCTCTCCTCCAAACCTCCCAGGCTGGGACAACGTGCCGATCGTCTCTTTTGTGCAAGAGCGTTTCCACCTCCCCGTGGTTCTAGAAAACGATGCCAATGCCGGCGCCCTCGCAGAGTGGCTTTTTGGGGCCGGTAAAGGAGCCTCTCACTTAATTTATCTCACCATGGGCACCGGCATTGGCGGTGGTCTTATTCTGGATGGAAAGCTCTACCATGGGAAGCAGGGACTGGCCGGTGAGATCGGCCACCAAACCATCCTGCCCAATGGTCCCCTCTGCGCCTGTGGCAAACAGGGTTGCTTGGAAGCACTTGCCTCCGGCCCAGCCATCGCACGGCTCGCCAGGGAAAGCTTAATGTATGGCCGGCACAAACGTGTCCTTAGCATGGCCGACGGGAAACCAGCCAATATTACAGCAGAACACGTTATCGCTGCCGCTAAAGAGGGCGATAACTTCGCCCAGGGGCTTCTGGAAGAGGTGGGCACCTACCTCGGTATCGGCCTCGCTAACGTGCTTCAGATTCTTAACCCCGAATGCGTTATTCTTGGGACCATAGCGGTTCATGCTGGCGAGTGCCTACTGGAGCCGGTACGTAAGGCAGTCGCTGAGCGCTGCTGGGCAAGAATCGCCGCGGGCTGCCGTATTCTGCCGGCAGGGCTTGGCATACAGGTGCAGGACTACGCAGCTGTCGCCCCCCTCCTCTACCGTCTGCATCATGAAGAAGGTTAG
- a CDS encoding mevalonate kinase: MKIRAHAPGRCGIVGNPTDMYGGCVLSCTTQERAFCELEPRGEETLFQNEDQHSLVRSKEDLRLRGDKLDILRAAFAYFDIDPGATPVQVRVWTEIPMQAGLAGSTAMLTAIVGAIVRWQNLQFNLYALAETVRKIEARLLGVLCGFQDQHMAVFGGLNFMDFYGKESLEQREDEPLATIEPLTERCSVPPLLLAHTGVQHHSGTVHKSPRQRWEEGDTEVRSGYTRIMALARRGKRALIEQDWQKLGEVMNENHAIVAALGGSGLENDRLIEAALRSGAWGAKLAGAGGGGTIIVLVKDHEKVVQALLDAGAEKLLTPAPRPGLTIEAEN; encoded by the coding sequence GTGAAGATACGTGCCCACGCACCAGGGCGATGCGGTATTGTCGGAAATCCAACCGATATGTACGGGGGGTGCGTGCTCTCTTGTACGACTCAAGAGCGCGCCTTTTGTGAACTAGAACCTCGTGGAGAGGAGACACTTTTTCAGAATGAAGACCAACATAGCCTCGTGCGCAGCAAGGAGGATCTGCGTCTGCGGGGAGATAAGCTCGACATCCTACGGGCTGCATTTGCCTATTTTGATATCGATCCAGGGGCCACTCCAGTTCAGGTACGGGTTTGGACGGAGATACCTATGCAGGCGGGACTGGCCGGATCTACGGCCATGCTGACGGCCATTGTTGGCGCTATTGTGCGTTGGCAAAACCTACAGTTCAACCTTTATGCTTTAGCAGAGACGGTTCGAAAGATCGAGGCAAGACTGCTTGGTGTACTGTGTGGATTTCAGGATCAGCACATGGCGGTTTTTGGCGGCCTCAACTTTATGGATTTTTATGGAAAAGAGAGCCTTGAACAGAGGGAGGATGAGCCTTTAGCCACCATTGAGCCTTTGACTGAACGCTGTTCTGTACCACCCCTTCTTCTGGCACATACGGGTGTTCAACATCATTCTGGGACGGTTCACAAATCTCCCCGCCAGCGTTGGGAGGAGGGGGATACAGAGGTAAGGAGCGGCTATACCCGTATCATGGCTTTAGCACGTAGAGGGAAGCGTGCGCTCATTGAGCAAGATTGGCAGAAGCTCGGTGAGGTCATGAACGAAAACCATGCGATAGTTGCTGCATTAGGCGGTTCGGGTTTAGAGAACGATCGTTTGATCGAGGCTGCGCTTCGATCCGGTGCGTGGGGCGCCAAGCTTGCTGGTGCTGGTGGAGGCGGCACAATTATCGTGCTCGTAAAGGATCACGAAAAAGTTGTACAGGCGCTACTAGACGCCGGCGCAGAAAAGCTATTAACCCCAGCACCTCGGCCGGGGTTAACGATAGAAGCGGAAAACTAA